The following are from one region of the Odontesthes bonariensis isolate fOdoBon6 chromosome 16, fOdoBon6.hap1, whole genome shotgun sequence genome:
- the synj1 gene encoding synaptojanin-1 isoform X10: MAFSKGYRIYHKLDPPPYSVIVETRTREECLMFESGAVAVLSAAEKEAIKNTYAKIVDAYGILGVLRLNLGDSMLHSLVVVTGCSSVGKVQDSEVFRVTQTDFISLKNDQGDEDRISEVRKVLNSGHFYFAWSSTGVSMDLSLNAHRRILEDTTDNRFFWNQSLHLHLKHYGVNCDDWLLRLMCGGVEIRTIYAGHKQAKACTFSRLSSERAGTRFNVRGTNDDGQVANFVETEQVIFLDDKVSSFIQIRGSIPLFWEQPGIQVGSHRVKLSRGFEANAPAFERHFTALRMLYGKQVIINLLGSKEGEHMLSKAFQSHLKASEHAAAVKMVNFDYHQNVKGGKADKLHSVLKPQLGRFVEDCGFFYYSGETGIVRTQGGTIRTNCLDCLDRTNSVQAYFALEMLPKQLEQMGLTEKPQLVARFQEVFRNMWSSNGDSVSKIYAGTGALDGKAKAGKLKDGARSVTRTIQNNFFDTSKQEAIDILRLGSTLNSDLADKARALLTTSSLYASPRVLLGMCQNYHKYTKPKQVRVCVGTWNVNGGKQFRSIAFRNQTLNDWLLDAPRKAGHPEFQDSKANPIDIFAIGFEEMVELNAGNIVSASTTNQKLWAAELQKNISRDHKYVLLASEQLVGVCLFVYIRPQHAPFIRDVAVDTVKTGMGGATGNKGGVAIRLLFHTTSICFVCSHFAAGQSQVKERNDDYNEITRRLTFPMGRLLYSHDYVFWCGDFNYRISLPNEEVKELIKQQNWDALTAGDQLVEQKNAGLVFRGFIEGNLDFAPTYKYDLFSEDYDTSEKCRTPAWTDRILWKRRKWNFNKTVEEMNVVGVASTSEEIEDDPEQLWSPGILKYYGRAELKTSDHRPVVAIIDVDILEVDPEERHQVYKDVIARQGPPDGTILVSLCSSGPDDYFSDELIDELLDKFTHFGEVILIRFVEEKMWVTFLEGYSALAALSLSASTVLGKMIDIRLKSPGWIKSLEEEMSVDRICGSIPTSASSTLLAEDADMGDDDYDMEGDVDEEVEEILPQHLQPGAGSGPGSSPGPSPRSSPCASPTQGEPSAPSRPSRSQPSRPSQGPPVDFQPGAPTAQGLEPKRPPPPRPNAPPARPAPPQRPPPPSDCGKGPSPLLDRRGSEGSKSPALPRPDTPAGRGQAAAGAPGPGGASRPNLPARAGVISIAPQSRPQPPAHPGAPRPIPEVHPGAPRPIADTHPGAPRPAPSAQPKPPDLPLGPPPSGPPPAAPSAVKPQTQSPMQPPMQPQPAPPSAQSQLPAPMQPTLAAPLQPQQAAPPTAVASCTPPAGPQQGLASPKPPPRSRSSHALPPDAAKPETTPAAQTNGLNGFQREAQWKPDPFDTLASDFLSSASSWHATQSLSRGSSMRAPPSVPQSAFSSSTLPSSFSLQSSILSDHKALDSSSSSSLSTPSPLTSSLLPPPPVPSRSRSQEMLRASPNPFMTDPLPARPSSTNLFTGPLAQQQQQQQQQRRSLTPDFSFQHQAPAANLQRTMSAHTQPLVPTLAPMAAPSAAPISQLSRTTSLLGPPSSHNSALASRLPLAPDPSRAPALPLALPSILPPALAPRRQPPPSGEKQTRQWVTFDDDLDFPPPTKTQQNPVFLSTSLVSQTQTQPTHSVFDSEPEWLSSAAAVFPTVPPPIPTRTTASNPKLPEGPSNNFLFPREST; this comes from the exons ATGGCCTTCAGCAAAGGATATCGCATTTACCACAAGCTCGATCCACCACCTTACAGTGTCATAGTGGAAACTAGGACCAGGGAGGAATGCCTCATGTTTGAATCAGGAGCTGTCGCAGTTCTGT CGGCAGCAGAAAAGGAGGCCATCAAAAATACATACGCTAAGATTGTTGATGCTTATGGAATTCTGGGCGTCCTTCGCCTTAACCTGG GTGATTCCATGCTCCACAGTCTTGTGGTTGTGACAGGATGCAGCTCTGTGGGCAAGGTGCAGGATTCCGAGGTTTTCAGGGTCACACAGACAGATTTTATATCATTGAAGAATGATCAAGGGGATGAGGATCGGATTTCTGAGGTGCGCAAGGTTCTAAACTCAGGACACTTCTACTTTGCCTGGTCTTCAACGGGAGTCAGCATGGACTTGAGTCTCAACGCACATCGTAGGATCCTAGAGGATACTACTGACAACCGCTTCTTTTG GAACCAATCTCTGCATCTGCACCTTAAACATTATGGAGTAAACTGTGATGACTGGCTGCTGAGGTTGATGTGTGGCGGCGTGGAAATCAGAACCATCTACGCGGGGCACAAACAGGCCAAGGCCTGCACCTTCTCCCGCCTCAGCTCGGAGCGAGCTGGCACGCGATTCAATGTCCGAGGAACGAACGATGACGGACAAGTGGCCAACTTTGTGGAGACTGAACAG gttATTTTCCTGGATGACAAAGTCTCATCCTTCATACAGATCCGGGGGTCCATTCCTCTTTTTTGGGAACAACCTGGAATCCAG GTCGGTTCTCATCGAGTCAAACTCTCACGAGGATTTGAGGCAAATGCGCCGGCTTTTGAAAG ACACTTTACTGCACTTCGGATGTTGTACGGAAAGCAGGTGATCATCAACCTGcttggaagtaaggaaggggAACACATGCTCAGCAAGGCATTTCAG AGTCACCTGAAGGCATCGGAGCATGCGGCAGCAGTGAAGATGGTGAATTTTGACTATCATCAAAATGTGAAGGGTGGCAAGGCAGACAAACTCCACAGTGTCCTCAAACCCCAGCTTGGCAGATTCGTTGAGGATTGTGGGTTCTTCTACTACTCCGGGGAAACAGGCATTGTGAG GACTCAGGGAGGGACCATCAGGACCAACTGCCTGGACTGTTTGGACAGAACCAACAGCGTTCAAGCCTATTTTGCTCTTGAG ATGCTGCCCAAGCAGTTGGAACAAATGGGTTTGACAGAAAAACCGCAGCTGGTGGCCAGATTTCAGGAGGTTTTTAGGAACATGTGGTCCAGTAACGGGGACTCCGTCAGTAAGATCTACGCTGGCACCGGTGCCCTGGATGGGAAGGCCAAG gcTGGAAAGCTGAAAGATGGAGCTCGTTCCGTGACGCGGACCATCCAGAACAACTTCTTTGACACCTCTAAGCAGGAAGCTATAGACATCTTGAGGCTGGGCTCCACGCTTAACAGTGATTTAGCAGACAAAGCTCGGGCCTTGCTCACCACCTCCAGTCTTTATG CCTCACCAAGGGTATTGCTGGGAATGTGTCAGAACTATCATAAATACACAAAACCCAAGCAAGTTCGAGTGTGCGTCGGCACTTGGAATGTCAACGGGGGTAAACAGTTTCGCAGCATTGCTTTCCGCAACCAAACACTCAACGACTGGCTGCTGGACGCTCCAAGAAAGGCAGGGCATCCTGAGTTCCAGG ACAGCAAAGCCAACCCCATAGATATCTTTGCCATCGGTTTTGAGGAAATGGTTGAACTGAATGCTGGGAACATTGTCAGTGCCAG CACCACCAACCAGAAACTTTGGGCAGCCGAGCTCCAGAAAAACATTTCACGAGACCACAAGTATGTGCTGCTTGCTTCAGAGCAGCTAGttggtgtgtgtctgtttgtttacATCCGCCCACAGCATGCACCCTTCATCAG GGATGTAGCCGTGGATACAGTGAAAACTGGAATGGGTGGAGCCACGGGTAATAAAGGAGGTGTTGCCATCCGCCTGCTGTTCCACACCACCAGCATCTGCTTTGTCTGCTCCCACTTTGCTGCGGGCCAATCACAGGTCAAGGAGAGGAACGACGATTACAACGAgatcacccgcagactcaccttCCCCATG GGTCGCCTGCTATACTCGCATGATTATGTGTTCTGGTGCGGAGACTTCAACTATCGGATCAGCCTGCCCAACGAGGAAGTAAAAGAGCTCATCAAACAGCAGAACTGGGATGCTTTGACCGCTGGGGACCAGTTGGTTGAACAGAAGAATGCCGGATTG GTCTTCCGGGGTTTTATCGAAGGAAATTTAGATTTTGCCCCCACTTATAAGTATGACCTCTTCTCAGAAGATTATGACACCAGTGAGAAGTGTCGCACCCCAGCCTGGACCGACCGCATACTTTGGAAGAGAAGAAAGTGGAACTTTAACAAAACAG TTGAGGAGATGAATGTAGTCGGGGTAGCCTCTACATCTGAGGAGATTGAGGATGATCCAGAACAGCTTTGGAGCCCCGGCATTTTGAAGTACTACGGCAGGGCTGAACTTAAGACCTCAGACCACAG GCCTGTGGTGGCAATAATAGATGTGGACATTCTGGAGGTTGATCCAGAGGAACGGCACCAAGTCTACAAAGATGTCATTGCCCGTCAGGGGCCTCCAGATGGCACCATCCTGGTGTCACTGTGCTCCTCCGGGCCGGATGACTACTTCAGTGATGAACTCATAGATGAGCTGTTGGACAAGTTTACTCATTTTGGAGAGGTCATCCTCATCAG gttTGTTGAGGAGAAGATGTGGGTTACCTTCTTGGAAGGTTACTCTGCTCTCGCTGCTCTGTCTCTCAGTGCTTCCACT GTCCTTGGAAAGATGATTGACATCCGCCTAAAGAGTCCAGGGTGGATCAAGAGTCTTGAGGAGGAAATGAGCGTGGATAGGATCTGTGGAAGCATCCCCACGTCAGCCAGCTCCACCCTGCTTGCTGAGGATGCCGACATGGGTGACGACGACTATGACATGGAAG GCGACGTGGATGAAGAGGTGGAAGAGATCCTTCCCCAGCACCTCCAGCCTGGAGCAGGCTCCGGCCCTGGATCCTCCCCTGGCCCCTCTCCTCGCAGTAGTCCCTGCGCCTCCCCCACTCAGGGAGAACCTTCCGCTCCCAGCAGGCCCAGCCGTTCACAACCCTCCCGACCATCACAAG GACCTCCTGTGGATTTCCAGCCTGGTGCCCCCACTGCCCAAGGCTTGGAACCCAAACGCCCACCTCCCCCCCGTCCCAATGCCCCTCCGGCCAGGCCCGCTCCACCTCAACGCCCACCACCACCTTCAG ACTGTGGCAAAGGTCCCAGCCCATTGCTTGATAGGAGAGGCAGCGAAG GATCAAAAAGCCCTGCTCTTCCTCGGCCAGATACTCCTGCAG GTCGAGGCcaagcagcagctggagctccTGGACCTGGAGGTGCTTCCAGACCA AATCTTCCAGCTCGAGCTGGAGTGATCAGTATAGCCCCTCAGTCTCGCCCGCAGCCTCCCGCTCACCCTGGAGCACCAAGGCCCATCCCAGAGGTGCATCCCGGGGCCCCTCGGCCTATCGCTGATACCCACCCAGGAGCTCCCCGGCCTGCACCCAGTGCCCAACCCAAACCACCTGACCTGCCACTGG GTCCTCCACCCTCGGGACCCCCTCCTGCAGCCCCTTCTGCAGTGAAACCCCAGACTCAGTCACCCATGCAGCCACCCATGCAGCCTCAGCCAGCTCCCCCTTCTGCTCAGTCTCAACTGCCCGCACCAATGCAGCCCACTCTGGCAGCTCCTCTGCAGCCACAGCAAGCGGCTCCACCTACAGCTGTTGCCTCCTGCACCCCCCCTGCTGGGCCTCAGCAGGGCCTAGCCTCTCCTAAACCTCCGCCTCGTTCCCGCTCCTCTCACGCTCTGCCACCCGATGCTGCCAAGCCTGAGACAACCCCAGCTGCACAG ACGAATGGACTGAATGGATTCCAAAGAGAAGCACAATGGAAGCCTGACCCCTTCGACACGCTTGCATCAGATTTtctctcctctgcttcctcctggcACGCCACCCAGTCACTGAGCAGAGGCTCCTCCATGCGCGCTCCACCTTCCGTTCCTCAGTCTGCATTCTCCTCCTCCACTCTCCCCTCATCCTTCTCCCTGCAGTCCTCCATTTTATCAGACCACAAGGCCCTGGattcatcctcctcttcctcactctCCACCCCATCGCCGCTCACCTCCTCCCTGCTCCCGCCTCCACCGGTCCCATCTCGCAGTCGCTCTCAAGAGATGCTGCGCGCTTCACCCAACCCGTTCATGACCGACCCGCTTCCCGCGCGACCCAGCAGCACAAACCTCTTCACAGGCCCCCtggcgcagcagcagcagcagcagcagcagcagcggcgcTCACTCACCCCAGATTTCAGCTTCCAGCATCAAGCCCCAGCAGCAAACCTTCAGAGAACCATGTCTGCTCACACTCAGCCACTCGTCCCCACCCTTGCACCAATGGCAGCCCCTTCAGCTGCACCCATCTCTCAGCTCAGTAGGACCACGTCCCTGTTGGGACCACCATCCAGTCATAATTCTGCCCTCGCGTCTCGGCTCCCTCTCGCCCCTGACCCATCTCGTGCCCCCGCTTTGCCCCTGGCTCTGCCCTCCATACTCCCACCTGCCCTCGCACCTCGTCGCCAGCCACCTCCCTCGGGAGAGAAACAAACAAGgcagtgggtcacttttgatgATGATTTGGATTTCCCTCCCCCAACGAAAACACAACAGAACCCTGTCTTCCTATCCACTTCTCTAGTGTCCCAAACTCAGACTCAGCCTACCCACTCTGTGTTTGACTCAGAGCCCGAGTGGTTATCCTCTGCCGCTGCTGTGTTCCCAACCGTACCCCCTCCCATCCCAACTAGAACTACAGCCAGTAACCCAAAGCTCCCGGAGGGCCCCAGCAACAACTTTCTCTTCCCGAGGGAGTCGACGTAA
- the synj1 gene encoding synaptojanin-1 isoform X2: MAFSKGYRIYHKLDPPPYSVIVETRTREECLMFESGAVAVLSAAEKEAIKNTYAKIVDAYGILGVLRLNLGDSMLHSLVVVTGCSSVGKVQDSEVFRVTQTDFISLKNDQGDEDRISEVRKVLNSGHFYFAWSSTGVSMDLSLNAHRRILEDTTDNRFFWNQSLHLHLKHYGVNCDDWLLRLMCGGVEIRTIYAGHKQAKACTFSRLSSERAGTRFNVRGTNDDGQVANFVETEQVIFLDDKVSSFIQIRGSIPLFWEQPGIQKKSIKGVLLHLSENRHPNGLDENLHLVGSHRVKLSRGFEANAPAFERHFTALRMLYGKQVIINLLGSKEGEHMLSKAFQSHLKASEHAAAVKMVNFDYHQNVKGGKADKLHSVLKPQLGRFVEDCGFFYYSGETGIVRTQGGTIRTNCLDCLDRTNSVQAYFALEMLPKQLEQMGLTEKPQLVARFQEVFRNMWSSNGDSVSKIYAGTGALDGKAKLKDGARSVTRTIQNNFFDTSKQEAIDILRLGSTLNSDLADKARALLTTSSLYVTEPVLQSASPRVLLGMCQNYHKYTKPKQVRVCVGTWNVNGGKQFRSIAFRNQTLNDWLLDAPRKAGHPEFQDSKANPIDIFAIGFEEMVELNAGNIVSASTTNQKLWAAELQKNISRDHKYVLLASEQLVGVCLFVYIRPQHAPFIRDVAVDTVKTGMGGATGNKGGVAIRLLFHTTSICFVCSHFAAGQSQVKERNDDYNEITRRLTFPMGRLLYSHDYVFWCGDFNYRISLPNEEVKELIKQQNWDALTAGDQLVEQKNAGLVFRGFIEGNLDFAPTYKYDLFSEDYDTSEKCRTPAWTDRILWKRRKWNFNKTVEEMNVVGVASTSEEIEDDPEQLWSPGILKYYGRAELKTSDHRPVVAIIDVDILEVDPEERHQVYKDVIARQGPPDGTILVSLCSSGPDDYFSDELIDELLDKFTHFGEVILIRFVEEKMWVTFLEGYSALAALSLSASTVLGKMIDIRLKSPGWIKSLEEEMSVDRICGSIPTSASSTLLAEDADMGDDDYDMEGDVDEEVEEILPQHLQPGAGSGPGSSPGPSPRSSPCASPTQGEPSAPSRPSRSQPSRPSQDLSPSSLRREFPGPPVDFQPGAPTAQGLEPKRPPPPRPNAPPARPAPPQRPPPPSDCGKGPSPLLDRRGSEGSKSPALPRPDTPAGRGQAAAGAPGPGGASRPNLPARAGVISIAPQSRPQPPAHPGAPRPIPEVHPGAPRPIADTHPGAPRPAPSAQPKPPDLPLGPPPSGPPPAAPSAVKPQTQSPMQPPMQPQPAPPSAQSQLPAPMQPTLAAPLQPQQAAPPTAVASCTPPAGPQQGLASPKPPPRSRSSHALPPDAAKPETTPAAQTNGLNGFQREAQWKPDPFDTLASDFLSSASSWHATQSLSRGSSMRAPPSVPQSAFSSSTLPSSFSLQSSILSDHKALDSSSSSSLSTPSPLTSSLLPPPPVPSRSRSQEMLRASPNPFMTDPLPARPSSTNLFTGPLAQQQQQQQQQRRSLTPDFSFQHQAPAANLQRTMSAHTQPLVPTLAPMAAPSAAPISQLSRTTSLLGPPSSHNSALASRLPLAPDPSRAPALPLALPSILPPALAPRRQPPPSGEKQTRQWVTFDDDLDFPPPTKTQQNPVFLSTSLVSQTQTQPTHSVFDSEPEWLSSAAAVFPTVPPPIPTRTTASNPKLPEGPSNNFLFPREST; the protein is encoded by the exons ATGGCCTTCAGCAAAGGATATCGCATTTACCACAAGCTCGATCCACCACCTTACAGTGTCATAGTGGAAACTAGGACCAGGGAGGAATGCCTCATGTTTGAATCAGGAGCTGTCGCAGTTCTGT CGGCAGCAGAAAAGGAGGCCATCAAAAATACATACGCTAAGATTGTTGATGCTTATGGAATTCTGGGCGTCCTTCGCCTTAACCTGG GTGATTCCATGCTCCACAGTCTTGTGGTTGTGACAGGATGCAGCTCTGTGGGCAAGGTGCAGGATTCCGAGGTTTTCAGGGTCACACAGACAGATTTTATATCATTGAAGAATGATCAAGGGGATGAGGATCGGATTTCTGAGGTGCGCAAGGTTCTAAACTCAGGACACTTCTACTTTGCCTGGTCTTCAACGGGAGTCAGCATGGACTTGAGTCTCAACGCACATCGTAGGATCCTAGAGGATACTACTGACAACCGCTTCTTTTG GAACCAATCTCTGCATCTGCACCTTAAACATTATGGAGTAAACTGTGATGACTGGCTGCTGAGGTTGATGTGTGGCGGCGTGGAAATCAGAACCATCTACGCGGGGCACAAACAGGCCAAGGCCTGCACCTTCTCCCGCCTCAGCTCGGAGCGAGCTGGCACGCGATTCAATGTCCGAGGAACGAACGATGACGGACAAGTGGCCAACTTTGTGGAGACTGAACAG gttATTTTCCTGGATGACAAAGTCTCATCCTTCATACAGATCCGGGGGTCCATTCCTCTTTTTTGGGAACAACCTGGAATCCAG AAAAAGTCCATTAAGGGTGTTTTGTTGCACCTCAGTGAGAATCGGCACCCTAATGGACTGGATGAGAACCTCCACCTG GTCGGTTCTCATCGAGTCAAACTCTCACGAGGATTTGAGGCAAATGCGCCGGCTTTTGAAAG ACACTTTACTGCACTTCGGATGTTGTACGGAAAGCAGGTGATCATCAACCTGcttggaagtaaggaaggggAACACATGCTCAGCAAGGCATTTCAG AGTCACCTGAAGGCATCGGAGCATGCGGCAGCAGTGAAGATGGTGAATTTTGACTATCATCAAAATGTGAAGGGTGGCAAGGCAGACAAACTCCACAGTGTCCTCAAACCCCAGCTTGGCAGATTCGTTGAGGATTGTGGGTTCTTCTACTACTCCGGGGAAACAGGCATTGTGAG GACTCAGGGAGGGACCATCAGGACCAACTGCCTGGACTGTTTGGACAGAACCAACAGCGTTCAAGCCTATTTTGCTCTTGAG ATGCTGCCCAAGCAGTTGGAACAAATGGGTTTGACAGAAAAACCGCAGCTGGTGGCCAGATTTCAGGAGGTTTTTAGGAACATGTGGTCCAGTAACGGGGACTCCGTCAGTAAGATCTACGCTGGCACCGGTGCCCTGGATGGGAAGGCCAAG CTGAAAGATGGAGCTCGTTCCGTGACGCGGACCATCCAGAACAACTTCTTTGACACCTCTAAGCAGGAAGCTATAGACATCTTGAGGCTGGGCTCCACGCTTAACAGTGATTTAGCAGACAAAGCTCGGGCCTTGCTCACCACCTCCAGTCTTTATG TCACTGAACCTGTCTTACAATCAG CCTCACCAAGGGTATTGCTGGGAATGTGTCAGAACTATCATAAATACACAAAACCCAAGCAAGTTCGAGTGTGCGTCGGCACTTGGAATGTCAACGGGGGTAAACAGTTTCGCAGCATTGCTTTCCGCAACCAAACACTCAACGACTGGCTGCTGGACGCTCCAAGAAAGGCAGGGCATCCTGAGTTCCAGG ACAGCAAAGCCAACCCCATAGATATCTTTGCCATCGGTTTTGAGGAAATGGTTGAACTGAATGCTGGGAACATTGTCAGTGCCAG CACCACCAACCAGAAACTTTGGGCAGCCGAGCTCCAGAAAAACATTTCACGAGACCACAAGTATGTGCTGCTTGCTTCAGAGCAGCTAGttggtgtgtgtctgtttgtttacATCCGCCCACAGCATGCACCCTTCATCAG GGATGTAGCCGTGGATACAGTGAAAACTGGAATGGGTGGAGCCACGGGTAATAAAGGAGGTGTTGCCATCCGCCTGCTGTTCCACACCACCAGCATCTGCTTTGTCTGCTCCCACTTTGCTGCGGGCCAATCACAGGTCAAGGAGAGGAACGACGATTACAACGAgatcacccgcagactcaccttCCCCATG GGTCGCCTGCTATACTCGCATGATTATGTGTTCTGGTGCGGAGACTTCAACTATCGGATCAGCCTGCCCAACGAGGAAGTAAAAGAGCTCATCAAACAGCAGAACTGGGATGCTTTGACCGCTGGGGACCAGTTGGTTGAACAGAAGAATGCCGGATTG GTCTTCCGGGGTTTTATCGAAGGAAATTTAGATTTTGCCCCCACTTATAAGTATGACCTCTTCTCAGAAGATTATGACACCAGTGAGAAGTGTCGCACCCCAGCCTGGACCGACCGCATACTTTGGAAGAGAAGAAAGTGGAACTTTAACAAAACAG TTGAGGAGATGAATGTAGTCGGGGTAGCCTCTACATCTGAGGAGATTGAGGATGATCCAGAACAGCTTTGGAGCCCCGGCATTTTGAAGTACTACGGCAGGGCTGAACTTAAGACCTCAGACCACAG GCCTGTGGTGGCAATAATAGATGTGGACATTCTGGAGGTTGATCCAGAGGAACGGCACCAAGTCTACAAAGATGTCATTGCCCGTCAGGGGCCTCCAGATGGCACCATCCTGGTGTCACTGTGCTCCTCCGGGCCGGATGACTACTTCAGTGATGAACTCATAGATGAGCTGTTGGACAAGTTTACTCATTTTGGAGAGGTCATCCTCATCAG gttTGTTGAGGAGAAGATGTGGGTTACCTTCTTGGAAGGTTACTCTGCTCTCGCTGCTCTGTCTCTCAGTGCTTCCACT GTCCTTGGAAAGATGATTGACATCCGCCTAAAGAGTCCAGGGTGGATCAAGAGTCTTGAGGAGGAAATGAGCGTGGATAGGATCTGTGGAAGCATCCCCACGTCAGCCAGCTCCACCCTGCTTGCTGAGGATGCCGACATGGGTGACGACGACTATGACATGGAAG GCGACGTGGATGAAGAGGTGGAAGAGATCCTTCCCCAGCACCTCCAGCCTGGAGCAGGCTCCGGCCCTGGATCCTCCCCTGGCCCCTCTCCTCGCAGTAGTCCCTGCGCCTCCCCCACTCAGGGAGAACCTTCCGCTCCCAGCAGGCCCAGCCGTTCACAACCCTCCCGACCATCACAAG ATTTAAGTCCGTCGTCACTGAGGAGAGAATTTCCAG GACCTCCTGTGGATTTCCAGCCTGGTGCCCCCACTGCCCAAGGCTTGGAACCCAAACGCCCACCTCCCCCCCGTCCCAATGCCCCTCCGGCCAGGCCCGCTCCACCTCAACGCCCACCACCACCTTCAG ACTGTGGCAAAGGTCCCAGCCCATTGCTTGATAGGAGAGGCAGCGAAG GATCAAAAAGCCCTGCTCTTCCTCGGCCAGATACTCCTGCAG GTCGAGGCcaagcagcagctggagctccTGGACCTGGAGGTGCTTCCAGACCA AATCTTCCAGCTCGAGCTGGAGTGATCAGTATAGCCCCTCAGTCTCGCCCGCAGCCTCCCGCTCACCCTGGAGCACCAAGGCCCATCCCAGAGGTGCATCCCGGGGCCCCTCGGCCTATCGCTGATACCCACCCAGGAGCTCCCCGGCCTGCACCCAGTGCCCAACCCAAACCACCTGACCTGCCACTGG GTCCTCCACCCTCGGGACCCCCTCCTGCAGCCCCTTCTGCAGTGAAACCCCAGACTCAGTCACCCATGCAGCCACCCATGCAGCCTCAGCCAGCTCCCCCTTCTGCTCAGTCTCAACTGCCCGCACCAATGCAGCCCACTCTGGCAGCTCCTCTGCAGCCACAGCAAGCGGCTCCACCTACAGCTGTTGCCTCCTGCACCCCCCCTGCTGGGCCTCAGCAGGGCCTAGCCTCTCCTAAACCTCCGCCTCGTTCCCGCTCCTCTCACGCTCTGCCACCCGATGCTGCCAAGCCTGAGACAACCCCAGCTGCACAG ACGAATGGACTGAATGGATTCCAAAGAGAAGCACAATGGAAGCCTGACCCCTTCGACACGCTTGCATCAGATTTtctctcctctgcttcctcctggcACGCCACCCAGTCACTGAGCAGAGGCTCCTCCATGCGCGCTCCACCTTCCGTTCCTCAGTCTGCATTCTCCTCCTCCACTCTCCCCTCATCCTTCTCCCTGCAGTCCTCCATTTTATCAGACCACAAGGCCCTGGattcatcctcctcttcctcactctCCACCCCATCGCCGCTCACCTCCTCCCTGCTCCCGCCTCCACCGGTCCCATCTCGCAGTCGCTCTCAAGAGATGCTGCGCGCTTCACCCAACCCGTTCATGACCGACCCGCTTCCCGCGCGACCCAGCAGCACAAACCTCTTCACAGGCCCCCtggcgcagcagcagcagcagcagcagcagcagcggcgcTCACTCACCCCAGATTTCAGCTTCCAGCATCAAGCCCCAGCAGCAAACCTTCAGAGAACCATGTCTGCTCACACTCAGCCACTCGTCCCCACCCTTGCACCAATGGCAGCCCCTTCAGCTGCACCCATCTCTCAGCTCAGTAGGACCACGTCCCTGTTGGGACCACCATCCAGTCATAATTCTGCCCTCGCGTCTCGGCTCCCTCTCGCCCCTGACCCATCTCGTGCCCCCGCTTTGCCCCTGGCTCTGCCCTCCATACTCCCACCTGCCCTCGCACCTCGTCGCCAGCCACCTCCCTCGGGAGAGAAACAAACAAGgcagtgggtcacttttgatgATGATTTGGATTTCCCTCCCCCAACGAAAACACAACAGAACCCTGTCTTCCTATCCACTTCTCTAGTGTCCCAAACTCAGACTCAGCCTACCCACTCTGTGTTTGACTCAGAGCCCGAGTGGTTATCCTCTGCCGCTGCTGTGTTCCCAACCGTACCCCCTCCCATCCCAACTAGAACTACAGCCAGTAACCCAAAGCTCCCGGAGGGCCCCAGCAACAACTTTCTCTTCCCGAGGGAGTCGACGTAA